In one Candidatus Nomurabacteria bacterium genomic region, the following are encoded:
- a CDS encoding MFS transporter, giving the protein MQAIRLFVLFSFITSLAIAAIVVEYVPFLLEIGFSLSEVALLGLGYSILIAFIEVPSGIFADIYGCKRAVQLSQTIYCCGICFYGLASSRYYVFIAVPVTALSFALQSGARQAWMVSQLSIDTHPTIVRRAFADSALASQCGAILAPMLASAVKTQWSLNCFFLSGILSTVALCVTVFWSNDTPKHRERRGWKTVFHEGSKVALRYPLLRWLGWLSLVFSLLSVITNLWSPVLRESSWDLDGYWVWFAMQLGLMIGSVAYRLLPSDQAPLAMVIALAIVGLSLMQAVRTPDTIWVGLLMVMQMARAFFQIARDHLVQITAPKEVRVTAASWISLTSQVGTMLVLGGMSIAMMQCVNSYDAMSVTWMPAGFVLCVSSVFFYLRYRSRRSLW; this is encoded by the coding sequence ATGCAGGCAATTCGGTTATTCGTTCTTTTTTCGTTTATCACCTCATTAGCCATCGCTGCTATTGTTGTTGAATACGTGCCATTTTTGCTGGAGATTGGTTTCAGTCTTTCTGAAGTGGCGCTCCTTGGTCTCGGCTATAGTATCTTGATTGCCTTTATCGAAGTGCCGTCGGGTATTTTTGCAGACATCTATGGGTGTAAACGAGCTGTGCAATTGAGCCAGACGATCTATTGCTGCGGTATTTGTTTCTATGGCTTAGCAAGTAGCCGATACTACGTCTTCATTGCCGTTCCAGTAACAGCTTTAAGTTTTGCACTCCAAAGTGGGGCGAGACAAGCCTGGATGGTTAGCCAATTGTCTATTGATACGCATCCAACAATCGTGAGGCGTGCCTTCGCTGATTCTGCACTAGCATCACAATGCGGAGCGATCTTAGCTCCAATGCTTGCTTCTGCCGTTAAAACGCAATGGTCTCTCAATTGTTTTTTTCTGTCTGGAATTCTATCGACTGTCGCTCTTTGCGTAACAGTTTTTTGGAGCAATGACACGCCGAAACATCGAGAGCGAAGAGGATGGAAGACGGTATTTCACGAAGGAAGCAAGGTTGCTTTACGATATCCACTCCTGCGCTGGCTCGGATGGTTATCCTTGGTCTTCTCACTTCTATCGGTCATCACCAATCTTTGGTCACCGGTTTTACGTGAATCATCTTGGGACCTTGATGGTTACTGGGTATGGTTCGCAATGCAGCTCGGGTTAATGATTGGTTCGGTTGCTTATAGATTGTTGCCGAGCGACCAGGCCCCGCTTGCTATGGTCATTGCCTTGGCTATTGTTGGGCTCAGTCTTATGCAAGCGGTACGTACGCCTGATACGATTTGGGTAGGATTGCTTATGGTGATGCAGATGGCACGAGCCTTCTTTCAGATAGCACGTGATCATCTCGTTCAAATAACAGCACCAAAAGAAGTTCGTGTTACGGCCGCATCGTGGATATCTCTTACGAGCCAGGTCGGTACTATGCTTGTTCTTGGTGGTATGAGTATAGCGATGATGCAATGCGTTAACTCCTATGATGCAATGAGTGTTACTTGGATGCCCGCAGGTTTCGTTCTCTGTGTGAGTTCGGTATTCTTTTATCTTCGCTATCGATCAAGACGATCGCTATGGTGA
- a CDS encoding 2,3-bisphosphoglycerate-independent phosphoglycerate mutase, translated as MVIKPVVLAIIDGFGIAPPAEGNAITDANMPVFRRLVESYPAMTVHGSGGAVGLSWGEMGNSEVGHITIGAGRIFYQSLPRINLSIESGEFFTNPAFRKASAAVRASGGTLHLMGLVSAGGVHAAQEHLHALLDFCKREKIDKVAVHAFLDGRDTQYNSAAGFLETLDTMFKTYGVGKLATLAGRFYAMDRDNHWERIELAYRAIVEGQGPTASTWREAIDASYAKEIFDEQFVPTVLLEKKKPVATIQEGDAVIFFNFRPDRARQLTKAIVLPAFTGFERTYLKQLTFVSMTEYEKGLPLEVAFPPQLIETCLAKVIADAGMKQLHIAETEKYAHVTFFLNGMKEDAFAGEERVIVPSPRVSSYDEVPEMSAFVIAERVVKELAAGNFDFIVLNFANPDMVGHTGNLEATVKACEAVDKAIGMIADAVLAVNGAMIITADHGNAEEVKNLITGDMDKEHSTNPVPCLIVAKSLEGLKAPSGDVIGGDLSLNPPVGMLADIAPTVLKLLGIDQPPDMTGQPLV; from the coding sequence ATGGTGATAAAACCCGTAGTTTTAGCGATTATAGACGGTTTTGGGATAGCGCCTCCGGCAGAAGGCAATGCTATTACTGATGCGAATATGCCGGTTTTTCGGAGGTTGGTAGAAAGCTATCCTGCAATGACCGTACATGGCTCAGGGGGTGCTGTAGGGCTTTCTTGGGGAGAAATGGGCAACTCTGAAGTGGGCCATATTACGATTGGTGCAGGCCGTATTTTTTATCAGAGTTTGCCCCGTATCAATCTTTCGATTGAGTCGGGTGAGTTTTTTACGAATCCTGCCTTTCGCAAAGCATCCGCCGCTGTTCGGGCGAGTGGTGGTACTTTGCATCTGATGGGGCTTGTGTCAGCTGGTGGTGTTCATGCAGCTCAAGAGCATCTGCATGCATTATTAGATTTCTGTAAAAGAGAAAAAATAGACAAAGTAGCAGTACATGCTTTTTTAGATGGTCGTGATACGCAATACAATTCTGCTGCAGGTTTTTTAGAGACATTAGATACGATGTTTAAAACGTATGGCGTTGGTAAGCTTGCGACACTTGCTGGGCGTTTTTATGCGATGGATCGAGATAATCACTGGGAGCGTATCGAGCTTGCTTATCGGGCTATTGTTGAGGGTCAAGGTCCGACAGCAAGCACTTGGCGAGAAGCGATTGACGCGTCCTATGCAAAAGAAATTTTTGATGAGCAATTTGTTCCGACGGTGCTTTTAGAAAAAAAGAAACCGGTGGCAACGATTCAAGAAGGCGACGCAGTGATCTTTTTTAACTTTCGTCCAGATCGTGCCCGTCAATTAACAAAAGCGATCGTTTTGCCGGCATTTACTGGCTTTGAACGAACCTACCTGAAGCAACTTACCTTTGTGTCGATGACAGAGTACGAAAAAGGTCTGCCACTAGAAGTTGCCTTTCCACCACAACTTATTGAGACATGTTTAGCAAAGGTCATCGCTGATGCCGGGATGAAACAATTACATATTGCCGAAACAGAAAAATATGCCCATGTTACGTTTTTCTTAAATGGCATGAAAGAAGACGCCTTTGCAGGCGAAGAGCGAGTTATTGTTCCATCGCCACGTGTATCAAGCTATGACGAGGTTCCAGAAATGTCCGCTTTTGTTATCGCGGAACGTGTTGTAAAAGAATTGGCTGCAGGTAACTTTGATTTTATCGTACTCAATTTCGCAAACCCAGATATGGTAGGGCATACGGGTAATCTAGAAGCGACGGTAAAAGCCTGTGAAGCCGTTGATAAAGCGATCGGTATGATTGCCGACGCAGTATTAGCAGTAAACGGAGCGATGATTATCACAGCAGATCATGGCAATGCAGAAGAGGTCAAAAATCTCATTACGGGAGATATGGATAAAGAGCATTCTACAAACCCTGTGCCTTGTCTTATTGTGGCAAAATCATTAGAAGGGCTAAAAGCGCCAAGTGGAGATGTGATTGGTGGGGATCTTTCCTTAAATCCACCTGTTGGGATGTTGGCAGATATTGCGCCTACTGTTTTAAAATTACTTGGTATCGATCAACCGCCTGACATGACAGGTCAACCGCTCGTATAG
- a CDS encoding YibE/F family protein, giving the protein MKKILMGFFLVVSCIAEPAFAQSTTTTATTTQEVAPTAEIQAQETAIAATSEQSITDQAGQYERASIESVRTALNPTEVGGEQTTVFQVTFLSGPLKGQLRDISSDLSSNPYALQPKKGDKVVIMMQRSGDDWNLYIEGFDRRTAMIWLVVLFVLMLVVLSGWQGFKTALSIALSIAMIGYLLIPAFLAGMNPVPVAIVLAGIFTLLSTGLTSGWNRKALITSVGTMGGALVAYAISLFFADWANISGLSTEDDRLFFNKNPMLNPRGLMFAGIIIASAGVVEDVAVSIVSGISEVKRHSPRATKAQLFTSGMVVGKDHMSALANTLVYAYVGSSLSTLLLYKQFGGSWLKFINFDSVVDEVLRSLAGTIGLIFTVPITAFLAAWFMSNEMAAEGDTSHHGHKH; this is encoded by the coding sequence ATGAAGAAGATATTGATGGGTTTTTTTCTTGTCGTCTCATGTATTGCTGAGCCTGCTTTTGCGCAGTCGACAACAACAACGGCAACAACCACGCAAGAAGTTGCACCAACGGCCGAAATTCAAGCACAAGAAACGGCTATAGCGGCCACCTCAGAACAATCGATTACGGATCAAGCCGGTCAATATGAGCGTGCTTCTATTGAAAGTGTTCGTACGGCACTTAATCCAACCGAGGTTGGAGGTGAGCAAACAACCGTTTTTCAAGTAACGTTTTTATCAGGCCCACTCAAAGGTCAACTAAGAGATATTTCCTCCGATCTTTCGAGCAATCCTTACGCTCTACAGCCAAAAAAAGGAGACAAGGTCGTTATCATGATGCAACGGTCAGGTGATGATTGGAATCTTTATATTGAAGGATTTGACCGACGAACAGCAATGATTTGGTTGGTTGTTTTATTCGTGTTAATGCTTGTTGTGTTATCGGGTTGGCAGGGTTTTAAGACGGCGCTTTCTATTGCGCTTTCTATTGCGATGATCGGTTACCTACTCATTCCAGCCTTTTTAGCAGGGATGAATCCGGTGCCAGTTGCTATTGTATTAGCCGGAATATTTACCTTGCTTTCTACGGGGCTTACGTCGGGATGGAATCGTAAAGCGTTGATTACCTCGGTAGGTACCATGGGAGGTGCACTTGTTGCTTATGCGATCTCCCTCTTTTTTGCAGACTGGGCAAATATTAGCGGTCTCTCAACCGAAGACGATCGACTCTTCTTTAATAAAAATCCGATGCTCAATCCACGTGGGTTGATGTTTGCTGGTATCATTATCGCTTCTGCTGGTGTTGTTGAAGATGTCGCTGTGTCTATTGTTTCTGGTATTAGCGAAGTAAAGCGACATAGTCCACGCGCTACCAAAGCCCAGCTCTTTACCTCAGGGATGGTGGTAGGAAAAGATCATATGAGCGCTCTCGCTAATACGCTTGTCTATGCATATGTTGGTTCTTCGCTTTCTACATTGCTGCTCTACAAACAATTTGGTGGATCATGGCTCAAGTTTATCAACTTTGACTCGGTGGTTGATGAGGTATTGCGCTCACTCGCTGGTACCATCGGTCTTATCTTTACCGTTCCTATTACTGCCTTTCTTGCGGCTTGGTTCATGTCGAATGAAATGGCCGCCGAGGGTGACACGAGCCATCACGGACATAAGCATTAA
- a CDS encoding diguanylate cyclase, with protein MPPSPDQIDRERIGTVKRTHERAVLKSAFEEAKARYEIALTSSLTDRSTEIAKYDLDIAQMNLELFESEHDPTGAWKGDRFGGDIAKMFEHDFIQEDHGMLVPTEELQQTHLLTISMNELDRLNKEGGHALGDEGMSMTYKEIASKVEATLHGMHPDLTPEELASNYDIYRTGGNEFSVVVRKVLTPFAMQELAAHFATVDAVSEKYEGIEAPTLAANHASMSKVYEILNSLRHEDGIEDFKTWSNKDKTNLAVDVVKETLKSDNDVRKTLLRLNRLEELLRSDDEPKARAFYDNYLKKALGTLLSDNPEEPADFDAAKATFSQMGALDESWAIQWGEQKSQIAIDEGCKLLRHKGEEARSGEANLQAATVQKIKQRYFESMPKYGPRQKNEAEFVAPLATEGLKILLNKQQQAEEAQKAYEQESGVIEGKKAEVVDLDYRIEAARRDTLTGLELRGVLFADMEDAIKRNESMSTLFIDMAFLKYFDKVGGSSVGDMAIKKAAEILDTVTRDPEIKEKYPNAKIKAYRYAGDEFVVSVEGSVSGIAEELQNLILQKAESAGSVPSSVSKNPAYTPERISFNIGTSYAESASSLESQVVDLGLPLHGEPGSPERVNHLAEYAIRFADKEIEITKAMDRYELLIALILGRGENDPHVEQMMIYSQKAIAGKEGEALVRGWAQSLMAAQPSEYAAINKAANLDLLDFTLRMQEKALEQKNERDQAIERRIENHIRSQYLERRIEQLQSRLSSLEEKLQQAQEMNEKDRKNHDREIALYKEELEELQNIKQQFT; from the coding sequence ATGCCTCCTTCTCCAGATCAAATTGATCGCGAACGTATCGGTACGGTAAAGCGCACACATGAACGTGCAGTCCTCAAGTCTGCTTTTGAAGAAGCGAAGGCTCGTTATGAGATCGCGCTCACGAGTAGTCTCACGGATCGTTCAACAGAGATTGCCAAGTATGATCTAGATATTGCACAAATGAACTTGGAGCTTTTTGAGTCAGAACATGATCCAACGGGCGCATGGAAGGGTGATCGTTTTGGTGGAGATATTGCAAAGATGTTTGAACATGATTTTATACAAGAAGATCATGGAATGCTTGTGCCAACCGAAGAGCTACAGCAAACACATCTGCTTACGATAAGCATGAATGAGCTTGATCGTCTTAATAAAGAAGGCGGGCATGCTTTGGGTGATGAAGGTATGAGCATGACCTATAAAGAGATTGCTTCTAAAGTCGAGGCTACCCTACATGGGATGCATCCAGATTTAACACCAGAAGAGCTAGCTTCAAACTATGATATCTATCGAACGGGTGGTAATGAATTTAGTGTTGTTGTCCGAAAGGTTCTCACACCTTTTGCGATGCAAGAGTTGGCAGCTCATTTTGCTACGGTGGATGCCGTGTCAGAAAAGTATGAAGGGATAGAAGCTCCAACGTTAGCAGCTAACCATGCGTCAATGAGCAAGGTTTACGAAATATTAAACAGCCTTCGACATGAAGATGGAATAGAGGATTTTAAAACATGGAGCAATAAAGATAAAACAAATTTAGCGGTGGACGTGGTAAAAGAAACCTTAAAATCTGACAATGACGTACGTAAAACATTGTTACGTCTTAATCGTTTAGAGGAGCTTTTACGCTCTGATGATGAGCCAAAGGCGCGTGCTTTTTATGATAACTATTTAAAAAAGGCCTTAGGAACACTGCTATCAGACAACCCTGAGGAGCCAGCGGATTTTGATGCAGCTAAAGCGACCTTTAGCCAAATGGGTGCGTTAGATGAGTCTTGGGCAATACAATGGGGGGAGCAAAAATCACAAATCGCTATTGACGAAGGTTGTAAATTGTTGCGTCACAAAGGAGAAGAGGCACGTTCTGGCGAAGCAAATCTGCAAGCAGCAACGGTACAAAAAATAAAGCAACGTTATTTTGAATCCATGCCAAAATACGGGCCGCGTCAAAAAAATGAAGCGGAGTTTGTCGCGCCTCTTGCTACAGAAGGCTTAAAAATCCTTTTAAATAAACAACAGCAGGCAGAAGAAGCGCAGAAAGCCTATGAACAAGAATCAGGTGTTATAGAGGGCAAGAAAGCAGAGGTCGTTGATTTGGATTACCGTATAGAGGCTGCTCGTCGTGATACGTTAACCGGTCTTGAGCTACGTGGCGTTTTGTTTGCTGATATGGAAGATGCCATCAAACGCAATGAGTCTATGTCGACGTTATTTATTGATATGGCATTCTTAAAATACTTTGATAAGGTTGGTGGTTCTTCGGTGGGGGATATGGCAATTAAAAAAGCTGCAGAAATTTTAGATACAGTTACACGCGATCCAGAAATCAAAGAAAAATATCCAAACGCCAAGATCAAGGCCTATCGTTATGCTGGTGATGAATTTGTCGTTTCGGTAGAAGGCTCTGTTTCTGGCATCGCTGAAGAGCTTCAGAATCTCATTTTGCAAAAAGCAGAAAGCGCGGGCTCCGTGCCAAGCTCCGTTTCGAAAAATCCTGCGTATACCCCTGAGCGTATTTCTTTTAATATCGGCACTTCTTATGCAGAAAGCGCATCATCACTTGAGTCACAAGTAGTAGATTTAGGCTTACCTTTGCACGGAGAGCCCGGTTCGCCAGAACGTGTAAATCATCTTGCCGAATATGCGATTCGTTTTGCGGATAAAGAAATTGAAATCACTAAGGCGATGGATCGTTATGAATTGTTAATCGCTCTCATTCTTGGACGTGGCGAAAACGATCCTCACGTTGAGCAAATGATGATCTATTCACAAAAAGCGATAGCAGGAAAAGAAGGAGAGGCTTTGGTAAGAGGGTGGGCACAATCACTCATGGCAGCTCAACCGAGTGAATATGCTGCCATCAATAAAGCGGCAAATTTAGATCTTTTGGATTTTACCTTGAGAATGCAAGAAAAGGCCTTGGAGCAAAAAAATGAACGTGATCAAGCAATAGAGCGGCGTATCGAGAATCATATCCGATCACAGTATCTTGAACGACGTATCGAGCAGCTTCAAAGCCGTCTTTCGAGCTTAGAAGAAAAACTACAGCAAGCTCAAGAAATGAACGAAAAAGATCGTAAGAACCATGATCGTGAAATCGCTCTTTACAAAGAAGAGCTAGAAGAATTACAAAATATCAAGCAGCAATTTACTTAG
- a CDS encoding TM0106 family RecB-like putative nuclease produces the protein MIKPHDYLTGQDFYRFYQCPHWPYWERFGDPNLRRPLSESEEQRLADGLAHEQNIVTKIYGSFDEIETKNVDDAFAQTVVLMKQGAPVIYQACLKDGEWVGRPDILEKRPGKSELGDWYYVPVEVKRAHELKKEHMAQLTFYAVLLERVQGAFPPDPAILNADGERIPFRASSSLTDFYDIVEQIERMRAGECPDPVYRKSCMDVSPWGAACEHLAKSTNDIALLYNVDVRKLKALRSFGVRTVDDAATMDLLKLEGQAPGLTQRALESVQRQARSVMTSSVFIREPFIDELRGLEIHFDIESHPPTDTDYLYGFWIPSEQKYLSFVARSPEEEGKMWQEFLAWLETLPSEYTIYHYAPYEVHRLRLLSRRYHTEENPWLLKFVASMIDLKDIVSNHLVFPLPFYSLKAIGKFLGFAWDGEVHSGGESVLAYDRWIEKGDEQILQSIIQYNRADVRATAHLLHWIRGYAMEVNTYEPPYPWQS, from the coding sequence ATGATAAAGCCTCACGACTACCTCACAGGCCAAGATTTCTATCGTTTTTATCAGTGTCCGCATTGGCCCTATTGGGAGCGTTTTGGTGATCCAAATTTACGTCGTCCACTTTCTGAGTCTGAAGAGCAACGTTTAGCGGACGGTCTCGCTCATGAACAAAATATTGTCACAAAAATCTACGGGAGCTTTGATGAGATAGAAACAAAAAACGTTGATGACGCATTTGCGCAAACAGTTGTGCTCATGAAACAAGGGGCGCCAGTTATTTATCAAGCGTGTTTAAAAGACGGAGAATGGGTAGGCCGACCAGATATTCTCGAAAAGCGTCCCGGTAAGAGTGAACTTGGTGATTGGTACTATGTTCCTGTTGAGGTAAAACGTGCGCATGAACTCAAAAAAGAGCATATGGCTCAGCTTACGTTTTATGCCGTTTTATTGGAGCGTGTTCAGGGGGCATTTCCTCCAGACCCAGCGATTTTAAATGCAGATGGTGAGCGTATTCCGTTTCGGGCATCGTCAAGCCTTACAGACTTTTATGACATTGTAGAACAGATCGAGCGTATGCGCGCAGGAGAATGCCCTGATCCTGTCTATCGCAAATCCTGTATGGACGTTTCTCCATGGGGAGCGGCATGTGAGCATCTCGCAAAATCCACCAATGATATCGCGCTTCTTTATAATGTTGATGTACGAAAGTTAAAAGCATTACGTTCTTTTGGTGTAAGGACGGTTGATGATGCCGCTACCATGGATCTTTTAAAACTTGAAGGTCAGGCCCCGGGACTTACCCAGCGCGCATTAGAATCAGTCCAGCGCCAAGCGCGTTCTGTGATGACGAGCTCGGTCTTTATTCGCGAGCCCTTTATTGATGAGTTACGTGGACTCGAAATTCATTTTGATATCGAAAGTCACCCTCCAACAGATACGGACTATCTCTATGGTTTTTGGATTCCGTCTGAACAAAAGTATCTTTCTTTTGTTGCAAGATCACCAGAAGAAGAGGGCAAGATGTGGCAGGAATTTTTAGCCTGGCTGGAAACGCTACCAAGCGAATATACGATTTACCACTATGCGCCCTATGAGGTTCATAGATTACGTCTCTTATCGCGTCGTTATCATACCGAAGAAAATCCGTGGCTCTTAAAATTTGTCGCAAGTATGATTGATCTAAAGGACATTGTTTCAAATCATCTTGTTTTTCCGCTGCCATTTTATAGCTTAAAGGCAATCGGAAAATTTTTGGGTTTTGCTTGGGACGGCGAGGTACATTCTGGTGGAGAGTCTGTGCTTGCTTATGATCGATGGATAGAAAAAGGCGATGAACAAATCTTGCAGTCGATTATCCAATATAATCGTGCTGATGTTCGCGCTACGGCTCACTTACTTCATTGGATTCGTGGTTATGCGATGGAAGTGAATACTTATGAACCGCCATATCCGTGGCAATCTTAA
- a CDS encoding FecR domain-containing protein → MKKHLIITVCIVLLAILLCVVGYAWSLGTVDTVAPLTTHIEVLKGTAELKKSNADKAISVTGTSTVLEVGDTVKAGEDSQVEVVWGDQGVTRLENGSEIVIESAPDFQSEETAAISIKLTAGRIWSRMVKVLDLDKPMQVRAGDVVATVRGTTYGVALEGDDTMIVVDESVVSYARDNENETMVADLQAAFVGDGGKTDVIESAEQNAWRLEQQQNDFRFDQRYAEWMFKRETKQSQRIKNAPRALINLGERMRLATAGSKKKSELAASYARRSVALAIVDPTKADAAMNAMMARMDKADKNGKKVARELNAMQSFMNRTNLDGPKDFGVRTPSASLMKKMRTQRKSLAKLDIDQLYRETLDIDEDIDQLLYMSDDRRDADITIASLLERIDTIDSAIKKVKDPKAKELEKKLAALRKRLERWFDIKASKPKKEDDKKKDEVTIEEPKDIPGIPGSKPTTIKPPKETTNEPVPATRIYQRLELVPTPSSLTLSERTTVRAFGIRPDGAVDDITSQVRFAPRYSGDGVFVGNVFKPAITGIISLNGTFVDPQGARTAAVSISVTDGATAINPNELVSVALVTTSPTNVSCGVTIPFKVIGTYGDGTKQDVTVKASYATSDSKLAYVGDAKVSVFCPIETSTATITARVTEGAVTKSGSMMITVTPDPISNTGRPNGNNYPFTYVP, encoded by the coding sequence ATGAAAAAGCATTTGATTATTACTGTTTGTATTGTTTTGTTAGCAATTTTACTTTGTGTAGTAGGTTATGCCTGGTCGCTCGGAACGGTCGATACCGTTGCACCGCTTACGACGCATATCGAAGTACTAAAAGGTACGGCGGAGTTAAAAAAGAGTAATGCCGATAAAGCTATTTCGGTAACGGGCACCTCTACGGTTTTAGAAGTGGGCGACACAGTAAAGGCCGGTGAAGATTCTCAGGTTGAGGTTGTTTGGGGAGACCAAGGCGTCACACGTTTAGAGAATGGTTCTGAGATTGTGATAGAAAGCGCACCAGATTTTCAGAGCGAAGAGACGGCGGCTATTTCAATTAAGCTCACCGCGGGTCGTATTTGGAGTCGTATGGTAAAGGTTTTAGATCTCGATAAGCCAATGCAAGTAAGAGCGGGCGATGTCGTGGCTACGGTTCGTGGTACGACCTATGGCGTTGCACTAGAGGGTGACGACACCATGATCGTGGTTGATGAATCCGTCGTTTCGTATGCGAGAGACAACGAAAACGAAACCATGGTAGCAGATCTACAAGCGGCCTTTGTTGGTGATGGAGGAAAAACAGACGTAATTGAATCTGCAGAACAAAATGCTTGGCGTCTTGAGCAACAGCAAAATGATTTTCGTTTTGATCAGCGCTATGCAGAATGGATGTTTAAGCGTGAGACAAAACAATCACAGCGCATAAAAAATGCCCCAAGAGCTTTGATTAATCTTGGCGAAAGAATGCGTTTAGCTACGGCTGGTTCAAAGAAAAAATCTGAGTTAGCCGCTTCTTATGCAAGGCGTTCGGTGGCTCTCGCAATCGTTGATCCAACAAAAGCAGATGCTGCAATGAATGCCATGATGGCTCGCATGGATAAAGCTGATAAGAACGGTAAAAAAGTGGCTCGTGAGTTAAATGCGATGCAAAGCTTTATGAATCGCACAAACTTAGACGGTCCTAAAGACTTTGGTGTGCGAACACCGTCTGCGTCACTCATGAAAAAAATGCGCACACAACGCAAGTCACTCGCAAAACTTGATATAGATCAGTTGTATCGTGAAACGTTGGATATTGATGAGGATATCGACCAGCTACTCTACATGTCGGATGATCGTCGTGACGCAGATATTACCATCGCGAGCTTACTTGAGCGTATCGATACCATCGATAGCGCAATCAAAAAAGTAAAAGACCCAAAGGCAAAAGAGTTGGAGAAGAAGCTGGCAGCATTACGTAAGCGTTTGGAGCGATGGTTTGATATAAAAGCATCAAAACCAAAAAAAGAAGATGACAAAAAAAAGGATGAGGTAACTATCGAAGAACCAAAAGATATTCCAGGTATTCCAGGCAGCAAGCCAACCACCATCAAACCTCCAAAAGAAACAACAAATGAACCAGTGCCTGCAACGCGTATTTATCAGCGCTTAGAATTAGTTCCTACGCCTTCGTCGTTAACGCTAAGCGAACGCACAACGGTACGCGCATTCGGTATTCGTCCAGATGGTGCTGTTGATGATATTACGTCACAGGTGCGTTTTGCTCCAAGGTATTCGGGTGATGGCGTTTTTGTAGGAAATGTATTTAAGCCAGCGATTACAGGTATTATTAGTTTGAACGGTACCTTTGTAGATCCGCAAGGGGCACGTACAGCGGCCGTAAGTATATCGGTCACGGATGGTGCTACGGCTATTAATCCAAACGAATTGGTGTCAGTTGCTCTTGTTACGACGAGTCCAACAAATGTTTCTTGTGGGGTAACGATCCCATTTAAAGTTATTGGTACCTATGGTGATGGCACAAAACAGGATGTAACGGTAAAAGCATCGTATGCTACTAGCGATAGCAAACTCGCCTACGTCGGTGATGCAAAAGTCAGTGTGTTTTGTCCTATAGAGACATCGACAGCAACCATTACCGCCCGCGTAACTGAAGGAGCAGTAACGAAATCGGGGAGTATGATGATTACAGTGACTCCTGATCCTATCAGTAATACAGGTAGACCAAATGGGAATAATTACCCATTTACCTATGTGCCATAA
- the rpmG gene encoding 50S ribosomal protein L33: protein MSQDNLIKLECTDCKKVNYHSTKNKKLKTRLELKKFCKNCKTNKPHKETK, encoded by the coding sequence ATGTCCCAAGACAATTTGATCAAACTTGAGTGCACCGATTGTAAAAAGGTGAACTATCACTCAACCAAAAACAAGAAGCTGAAAACGCGTCTTGAGCTTAAGAAGTTCTGCAAAAACTGCAAAACAAATAAGCCACACAAAGAAACCAAATAA
- a CDS encoding endonuclease III, whose protein sequence is MRQYKEVLKRLRSRYTDPAMIDFGNAEDTLIATLLSARTTDVQVVKIYPTLRKAFPTLTDFANAPLSQIEKKLSTIGLYRQKAKAIKELSRILLERYGGHVPKTMEELVTLPGVGRKTASCVLAYAYNIPAIAVDTHVFRIAKRLGWAKGKDALAVEKELRQSVPEEFWIAINRAFVPFGREYCKPSKPKCYECPVRDYCPYPQKTKTPPSSTLRS, encoded by the coding sequence ATGCGTCAGTATAAAGAAGTATTAAAACGTTTAAGGTCGCGTTATACAGATCCAGCGATGATTGATTTTGGTAATGCAGAAGACACGCTGATTGCAACCTTATTATCAGCACGAACAACGGATGTTCAGGTAGTAAAAATCTATCCAACATTACGTAAAGCATTTCCGACATTAACAGATTTTGCAAATGCTCCATTAAGCCAAATCGAAAAAAAACTTTCAACTATCGGACTCTATCGTCAAAAGGCAAAAGCCATAAAAGAGCTTTCTCGTATTCTGCTTGAGCGCTACGGTGGACATGTCCCAAAAACGATGGAAGAACTCGTCACATTGCCGGGTGTTGGTCGTAAAACTGCGAGCTGTGTATTGGCTTACGCGTATAATATCCCAGCAATTGCTGTAGACACGCATGTCTTTCGTATAGCAAAGCGCTTAGGTTGGGCAAAAGGCAAAGATGCACTCGCTGTAGAAAAAGAATTGCGTCAAAGTGTGCCAGAAGAGTTTTGGATCGCTATCAATCGCGCATTTGTACCTTTTGGACGCGAATATTGTAAGCCGAGTAAGCCAAAATGCTATGAATGTCCTGTGAGGGACTATTGCCCCTATCCACAGAAGACAAAGACCCCACCCTCAAGTACACTGAGGTCATGA